One part of the Neodiprion virginianus isolate iyNeoVirg1 chromosome 3, iyNeoVirg1.1, whole genome shotgun sequence genome encodes these proteins:
- the LOC124301532 gene encoding putative carbonic anhydrase 3 — MYLLYRASALLAIFQVVHGNFGYSKQHQHTWAQYHKHCAGKWQSPIALSSANSKVLPLPAIETIGYHDLLSGPIKLTNNGHSVALLIHKGLSKKRLPYVFGGLLNKDQDYELEGLHFHWGMKNNRGSEHILNGIRFPMEMHIIHRNMKYPTVDEAYAHEDGLTVLAVFFQLQEEDNNKLSPILNTFPAVHWFNSSVKMDVSITLASLMPENTDIFYTYRGSLTTPPCYEVVTWIVFPNPVQISFRQMNQFRMLSSGDETLADNYRRLQELGNRKVYVRRMDPSFARSDNMINLNLEELKWVWQ; from the exons ATGTACCTGCTATATCGAGCTTCTGCGCTTCTTGCAAtat TTCAGGTAGTGCATGGAAATTTCGGGTACAGCAAACAGC aTCAGCATACGTGGGCGCAATATCACAAGCACTGTGCAGGAAAGTGGCAATCTCCTATAGCTTTATCCTCAGCCAATTCCAAAGTATTACCATTGCCGGCTATAGAAACAATCGGTTACCATGATCTGCTATCTGGTCCGATAAAATTGACTAACAATGGACATTCAG TGGCATTGCTCATCCATAAGGGTCTCTCAAAAAAACGTCTACCGTATGTATTTGGCGGTTTACTTAATAAAGATCAGGACTATGAACTTGAAGGACTTCATTTTCACTGGGGTATGAAGAATAATCGAGGATCCGAACACATACTCAATGGAATTAG ATTTCCAATGGAGATGCACATTATTCatagaaatatgaaatatcCCACTGTAGATGAAGCATATGCCCATGAAGATGGTCTTACTGTTTTGGCGGTCTTTTTCCAA ttacaaGAAGAAGACAATAATAAGCTTTCTCCAATACTAAACACATTTCCAGCAGTCCATTGGTTTAATTCTTCAGTAAAAATGGATGTATCAATTACTCTGGCTTCCCTCATGCCAGAAAACACCGACATATTTTATACTTACAGGGGTTCGTTAACTACTCCCCCATGCTACGAGGTGGTAACATGGATTGTTTTTCCCAACCCTGTTCAAATATCTTTCAGACAA atGAATCAGTTCAGGATGCTTTCGAGTGGCGATGAAACATTAGCTGATAACTACAGACGACTCCAAGAGCTTGGGAACAGAAAAGTATACGTCAGAAGGATGGATCCAAGTTTTGCAAGATCTGATAACATGATTAATTTGAATCTTGAAGAATTGAAGTGGGTCTGgcagtaa